CCTCCAGAGCCGCGATCTTGTCCTCCTCCGAAAAAATGGCCGCCAATTCCCCGAAATCCTCGGGCGTCTGCGCATACAGATTGGCGATGACCGTCGTATCCGCTGGAATGTAAGGCAGCTTTTCTTTCAAAAACTTTTCGACGCCCACATTCTGCAGGCCGATGGCGTTGAGCATGCCACAGGGCGTTTCGGCGATGCGCGGCATGGGATTGCCCGCGCGCGGAGCCAGGGAGATGCCTTTCAGGCAGATCCCGCCCAATGCGGACAGATCGCCGTAACGCATGAATTCCAGGCCGTAGCCGAAGGTGCCCGAAGCGGTGATGACCGGATTCTTCAGGGTCAGAGAGCCGAGTTTGACGGTCTGGTCCATGTCTAGTCTCCCAAATCGATTTCACGCACGTCAAAGACCGGACCGTGCACGCAGCTCTGCACGTAGTCACCCGCCACCGTCTTGCCCACGCAGCCGAGGCACGCGCCCACGCCGCAGGCCATGCGGTTCTCCAGGGAAACCTGCCCGTCCGTGCCGTGCAGCAGACAATATTTGCGCACGACTTTGAGCATGGGCTCCGGCCCGCAGGCCAGCACCTGCCCTACCCCGGCCAGGGCCTTGATGCGCTCGGACAGCACGGTCTCGAATTCGGCGATGTCGGCCATAGTCTTCTGCTGCATGGCCTCGCTTTTGATGCGATCCGCGATCTCGGCGTACGGATAGTGCTCAAGGTCCAGGCGGTGGCCGAAGAGCATGGACAGATTGTCCGTTTTTTCGCGTCGGGCCAGCATGACAAAGGGGGCGATGCCCACGCCTCCGGCCAGGATCAGGTTGGGCCGGGCCTCGTCGATGCGGAACCAGCGCCCAAGCGGCCCCCAGACCGTGACTTTCTGTCCGGAAACAAGCTCGGCCAGCCTGCGCGTGCCGCGCCCCACGGTCTGAAAAATGATGCGCAGCCCCTGGTCCGATACGTCGCAGACGGAAAAAGGCCGGGGCCAGACAAGCTCCGCGCCCCAGTGCGCAGGCCGGATCATGACGAACTGTCCTGGCTTGCAGGTCCAGCCCGGCGCGGACAGCACAAGGTCGACCAGGGACGGATCTTTTGCGGGCGTGCAGGAGATGACCTCCAGATCCCGGCATGGTGTTTGACTATCAATCATATCATATTCCCGGACACGCGTCCTGGCTCATGGGTGGAAGGTGGAGCCTCGCCCACCATGCGCGCCAGTTCGGTCTGACGCTCGGCAGGAGAGAGGCTTGCGCACAAGGTATAGGTCACGCCGTCGTGAACTTCCTTGCGGATGGAAAAATGTTCGTCGGCCAGCCGGGCCAGCTGCGGCCAGTGGGTGATGAGGATGACCTGCTGGCGCTCGGACAAAAGGCGGATGCGTTCGGCCACCTTGATCAGGGTCTGTCCGCCGATGCCCGAATCGACCTCGTCGAAAAGCAGGGCCGGAAGCTGCTCCCGGGTGCGCAGGCTGACCACGGCCAAAAGAAAGCGCGACAGTTCGCCGCCCGAGGCGATGCGGTCCAGGGGCTGGGCATCGAGGCCGGGGTTGGGCACCCATAAAAACCGGGGCCGAAGCTCGTCGATGCCCGCATGGATGGCCAATGCCCGAAAATCCACCAGCACCCGCAGATGCTCCGAAAAACCCAAGTTAACGAGCTCGCTCTTCAGGCCAGCGGTCAGGTCGACCGAGGCCTCTTCCCGCGCGGAATTCAGCGCCGTCGTGGCCCGGGCCAGAACTCCGGCGGCCAGGACCTCGTCCTTTTCCAGACGCTTGAGGGCAAGCCCGCTTTCGTCCAGAAAGGACAAATTCTCTTCGATTTCCTCACCGAGCGCCACAATGGAATCCAGGGACCGTTTGAGCTTGCGCTGCAGCTGTTGCAGCTCCCACAGGCGCTTCTCCACTTTTTCGGCATCGAAATCCGCGCGCTGATGCGAACCAAGGGCGCGCAGATCGCGGACCATGTCGGACAGGCCATC
This DNA window, taken from Desulfomicrobium sp. ZS1, encodes the following:
- a CDS encoding dihydroorotate dehydrogenase electron transfer subunit, with the protein product MIDSQTPCRDLEVISCTPAKDPSLVDLVLSAPGWTCKPGQFVMIRPAHWGAELVWPRPFSVCDVSDQGLRIIFQTVGRGTRRLAELVSGQKVTVWGPLGRWFRIDEARPNLILAGGVGIAPFVMLARREKTDNLSMLFGHRLDLEHYPYAEIADRIKSEAMQQKTMADIAEFETVLSERIKALAGVGQVLACGPEPMLKVVRKYCLLHGTDGQVSLENRMACGVGACLGCVGKTVAGDYVQSCVHGPVFDVREIDLGD
- a CDS encoding DNA repair protein RecN encodes the protein MLETLRIRNLALIDDVELEFCPGLNVLTGESGAGKSFILRALDFILGERIAADLVRPGREKALVEAVFHLDGEELFLRRELSAKSGRSRLFIDDDLGSQERLAELRPRLLMHTSQHGQQRLLSPEHHVEILDAFLADPQTLVSQREAREALQAILARKAEVQRRMAGLLERREFLEFQLAEIRKVDPRPGEEEELLRLRDASRQAEKTHALADEAQGLLLGENGLQDALNSLERALAGLGEADEGFGEHAREVGRFRDGLSDMVRDLRALGSHQRADFDAEKVEKRLWELQQLQRKLKRSLDSIVALGEEIEENLSFLDESGLALKRLEKDEVLAAGVLARATTALNSAREEASVDLTAGLKSELVNLGFSEHLRVLVDFRALAIHAGIDELRPRFLWVPNPGLDAQPLDRIASGGELSRFLLAVVSLRTREQLPALLFDEVDSGIGGQTLIKVAERIRLLSERQQVILITHWPQLARLADEHFSIRKEVHDGVTYTLCASLSPAERQTELARMVGEAPPSTHEPGRVSGNMI